Genomic window ([Eubacterium] hominis):
TAATATGAATGCATTGATTGTAAATGATAAAACTTTTGCGTCACTTTCAAAAGGTAAAATGATGATGGATTTATATGTGGTAAACATTGCGGATCAAAAAAATTATAAGGCAGGTATTGAAGAGCTTAAGGCGTTCAATAGTGAGCATACACAAGTGATGATCGCAGATTTAGATAGTGGAGAAATTGTCTTTATCCGTGTTATTTATTCCTTATGTATCTTCATGTTTGCGGTATTTGCGTTCTCTTGCGGCGGGGTATTGTTTATGAAAACTTATAATGATGCTAGTGATGATCGCCAGCGATATATTATATTGAAGAATGTAGGTATCTCTAAACGCAGTATGCATCATGCGATTCAAAAGGAAGTAGCATTCACATATATTCTGCCGATTGTGATAACGGCATTCTCCAGTTATTTTATTATGAGTGCTTTACAGAATCTGATGAAAAGTGATCCTTTACGATTGATCACAATAATCAGTATTTCAGTTTTAGCAGTATTATTTTTCATTCTATATATCATTTCAGTGAAATCATTTGAGAAACGCTGTGAAATAGATCAGTAGGATACAAACAAAAAACAGGGCATATGGCATGTCCTGTTATTCATATCGTTTTGCACATACGATGATGGGAATAAAAAATGTTGATAATACGATGATACAGATCAGTGTTTTTTGTGTAATCAGGATATCTGAAAATGAAGTGTTTAAAGATATTCCAAAAAAGAAAGGGCAAATGATCATCATGAGGATGGACCAGATAACAATCGTCATACTGATGCGAAACCAGTTATTATTGTTGAAATGAATACCTGGCATATTCATACGCATGATACCAGTGGATATAAAATGAATTTGATTTTTGTCATAATAATCCGGAAGCTGTTTTGGTGTGAAAAATACGAAGTAGCCTCCTATGACAATCGCAATCACAATGTAGGTAAAATAATCTATCTGTTGTAAAGTATCCATGGTATATATATGTATTAAATACGCTGTAGCAAGTAGGCAAAAGGCAGTTGTGAGTATATAAATCATACGCCAATGCTTTCGCTTATTTTGGGAAATCTGTTTGATTTTCTGAATAACTTCATCATCCTGTTTAGAATCAAGAAGCTTTCCTTCCAATAGTTCATTTATGCTTACATCTAATATATCCGCAAGTGGCTGGATCAACGATATATCAAATAAACAAATATTACGTTCCCATTTACTGATGGCTTTATCTGATACATAAAGTTTTTCCGCAAGCTGTTTTTGTGTAAGTCCCTTTGCTTTTCTTCGTTCTGCGATAAAATTTCCAATGTCTTTATGCTCCATTTGTGCACCTCCTGATATCAGTATACAGAGGTTTTCTTTTTATTGCACTCGACCTGTGGTAGAATCACTATCATCTTCCAGATTTTCGATTCTATGAGGATACATATTCCAATATTTTTGATAAACGAAATCACTTCCATCAAAGTTCATTTGATACATACGAAAGTTTACATCTATATCTTTTGGCATCCAGTGTTCTGCATACGTATAACAATACTTCATGCCAATCGCTTTCATCACATGACCACTTCTTGGATTCAAGACATCATGTGTCGCTGTGATATAAGGAATATCTGTTGTTTTCAACATTTCTATAAAAGCGTTTGCGGCTTCTGAAACGATGCCTTGACGCCAGAATTCTTTGCGTAATGCATAACCAAAATCAAAGCTGTCACCATCACCAACATGAATATATCCAATGGGCTTGTTGTCATCTTTTAAACAGATCGCATAGCGAAAGCCTTCCCCCTGATAATCTAAATAAAAGCTCTTTAAATATTTCTTTGTTTCTTCAAGACTTTTAAAAGGAAACCAAGGTAAAAAGGTATTTACTTCTTTATCTTTCATAATTTCTAATAAAGCTTCTGTGTCTTGTTCATGAAATGGGCGTAAAATTAATCGTTTTGTTTCTATCATAAAAATTCTCCTAAAGTTGATATAATGTGCGATATTTATTCATTAAATAATCGATGTAGTATTGGGCATGAAAGGTGTCACCTGTTGCTTGTTTTAATACTTCATTAGCGTTTTGATAGGCACCAACATAGTGGATATTGTCTTTTAACCATGCCGCGATTTTATCAAATTGATTGTTTCTTAAATAATCTGCCACTGGCAGCTGTTTTTCCATTGAACTATAAAACTGTGCTGCATAAGCACTTCCTAAGGCGTATGTTGGAAAATATCCAAAATTGCCACCACCCCAGTGCATATCCTGTAAAATTCCTTCACGATGATTACGTGGACGAAGCCCCAGATATTGTTCATATTTATCATTCCACATGGTTTCTAACTGATCAAGAGGAATAGAACCATTGAAAATTTCTTTTTCTAATTCATAACGAATTAAAATATGTAATGGATAGGTTAATTCATCTGCTTCTGTTCGTATAAAAGAAGGTCGTGTGATATTGATCATACGCATGAAATCTTCAAAGGATACATGGGAAAGTTGTTTTGGGAAATAGCTTTGAAGGATAGGGTATTGTACCTGCCAGAAAGCTGGATGACGCCCGATATGATTTTCCATAAAGCGGGATTGACTTTCATGCATGGCGTAACCAATATTATCTTTTAAAGCAGTTCCATCATATTCTGGTTTTACCTGTAACGAATATAAAGCATGACCATATTCATGCATTGTGGAAAAGATGCCCGACATAACATCATGTTCATAATAATGTGTGGTAATACGTGCTTCATTTTCACTAAAGAAATCAGTAAATGGATGTTCCGTTAATCCCATAACGCACTTTTCTCGATCTATTCCTAAATAATCTAGTAATTGCGCATTGTATTTTGCCTGCTGATCAATATCAAAACTTTGATGTAATACGGAATCATCGATTTGTTCCTTCTGTTCATTGATTTTTTTGATGAAAGGTACCAGTTGTTCTTTGATGGAATTAAAAAATGCATCATATTGTTTCACACTCATACCATCTTCGTAGCGATCTAATAAATAATCATAGTCTGTACTTTCTTTTTGTACATACGTCAATGCTTCTTTTTGTTTTAGAATCACATCTTTTAAATAAGGTGCGAAAGATGCATAATCATCCTGATCTTTTGCGATATGCCATGCGGCTTCACTGTCATTGATGCTTTTCTGCATTGCGACATATACATCTTTTGGCAATACCCGATCATATTCCATTCCTTTTAGAAACAACGTGATTTCTCTTTTTTCTTCTGTGTCATTTGTGATTTTTCCTAATTCTTCAATCATCGCAAGAGCTTCCTTATCGGTTGCCTTACTGAATGCTTCACCACTTAAATATGCCATAGCTTCATTACGTTTGGCAATTCCTTTCTTTGGCGCAATCGTTGCGATATCATAATACATTGTACTCAATGCGAGTGTGTAGGCCTTTTGGATATCCTTATATTCTTGAAAAGCTTTTCTTAATGTTTCTACCATAATGTTCACCTCTATGCGAATATTGTAACATATCTGCTTTCATTTTTCGTCCCTTTATGCTATGATTACCATGGAAATCACGGGAGTTGGTATGACCGGCTGAGAGGAAGTTGAAAACTTCGACCGATACCTGATTTGGATAATGCCAACGTAGGGAATAATCATTAGTTATTGGAATATTCTCATGTTGGGGATATTCTTTTTTTTGGAGGGTCTATGATAAAAGGATGTATTTTTGATTTAGATGGCACACTGTTAGATAGTATGCATGTATGGGATGATTTTGCATTTTCTTATTTAATCAGTAAAGGAATACAGACAAATGAAAATTTAGATGAAGTATTTTCTACTTTACGCATGGAAGAGGCAGTCGCATATCTTCAAAAACATTATGTACAAAAGGAATCATTAGAAACAGTACATGATGAAGTTTATGCTTTATTGAAAAAACGATATATCCATATGGAGTTAAAACCTGGTGTAAAGGAATGCATACAGAAGCTTTCTACAATGCCAGTGACTTTATGCGTATTAAGTGCCAATCATAAAGAAGTGTGTGAAACAGCCTTGAAAAAACATGGACTATCAAATAAATTCTCCTATATCTTAAGTTGTGAAG
Coding sequences:
- a CDS encoding helix-turn-helix transcriptional regulator; translated protein: MEHKDIGNFIAERRKAKGLTQKQLAEKLYVSDKAISKWERNICLFDISLIQPLADILDVSINELLEGKLLDSKQDDEVIQKIKQISQNKRKHWRMIYILTTAFCLLATAYLIHIYTMDTLQQIDYFTYIVIAIVIGGYFVFFTPKQLPDYYDKNQIHFISTGIMRMNMPGIHFNNNNWFRISMTIVIWSILMMIICPFFFGISLNTSFSDILITQKTLICIIVLSTFFIPIIVCAKRYE
- a CDS encoding GNAT family N-acetyltransferase translates to MIETKRLILRPFHEQDTEALLEIMKDKEVNTFLPWFPFKSLEETKKYLKSFYLDYQGEGFRYAICLKDDNKPIGYIHVGDGDSFDFGYALRKEFWRQGIVSEAANAFIEMLKTTDIPYITATHDVLNPRSGHVMKAIGMKYCYTYAEHWMPKDIDVNFRMYQMNFDGSDFVYQKYWNMYPHRIENLEDDSDSTTGRVQ
- a CDS encoding carboxypeptidase M32, with protein sequence MVETLRKAFQEYKDIQKAYTLALSTMYYDIATIAPKKGIAKRNEAMAYLSGEAFSKATDKEALAMIEELGKITNDTEEKREITLFLKGMEYDRVLPKDVYVAMQKSINDSEAAWHIAKDQDDYASFAPYLKDVILKQKEALTYVQKESTDYDYLLDRYEDGMSVKQYDAFFNSIKEQLVPFIKKINEQKEQIDDSVLHQSFDIDQQAKYNAQLLDYLGIDREKCVMGLTEHPFTDFFSENEARITTHYYEHDVMSGIFSTMHEYGHALYSLQVKPEYDGTALKDNIGYAMHESQSRFMENHIGRHPAFWQVQYPILQSYFPKQLSHVSFEDFMRMINITRPSFIRTEADELTYPLHILIRYELEKEIFNGSIPLDQLETMWNDKYEQYLGLRPRNHREGILQDMHWGGGNFGYFPTYALGSAYAAQFYSSMEKQLPVADYLRNNQFDKIAAWLKDNIHYVGAYQNANEVLKQATGDTFHAQYYIDYLMNKYRTLYQL
- a CDS encoding HAD family phosphatase — translated: MIKGCIFDLDGTLLDSMHVWDDFAFSYLISKGIQTNENLDEVFSTLRMEEAVAYLQKHYVQKESLETVHDEVYALLKKRYIHMELKPGVKECIQKLSTMPVTLCVLSANHKEVCETALKKHGLSNKFSYILSCEDIHLSKDDPACFYYACEKMQLKPAECIVIEDALHAVSGAKKAGCYVVAVKEKSQQKDEEKIRSMADAYIEDMQELEEILCRKF